The following coding sequences are from one Humulus lupulus chromosome X, drHumLupu1.1, whole genome shotgun sequence window:
- the LOC133805525 gene encoding egg cell-secreted protein 1.1-like, whose protein sequence is MAQALNLLILTTLVAAAMALPTSMARPGDSIPASSSDLMARLKLDDESSNCWDSLIQLQSCTGEVILFFLNGETYLGPSCCHAIRIIGNHCWPAMFGTIGFTTQEVDLLQGYCDHEETTPHSPPPPPSPSSPSPSFQPQPTLDHHGDRVGIYGKLFP, encoded by the coding sequence ATGGCCCAAGCTCTCAATCTCTTGATCTTGACAACTCTGGTGGCTGCTGCTATGGCTCTCCCAACGTCCATGGCTCGGCCTGGAGATTCGATTCCAGCCAGTAGTTCAGACCTCATGGCGAGGCTGAAGCTAGACGACGAATCATCAAACTGTTGGGATTCTCTGATTCAGCTCCAGTCGTGCACCGGCGAGGTGATCTTGTTCTTCCTGAATGGGGAGACTTACTTGGGGCCTAGCTGTTGCCATGCCATAAGGATCATCGGCAACCATTGCTGGCCAGCCATGTTTGGAACCATAGGTTTTACTACTCAAGAAGTTGATCTACTCCAAGGCTATTGTGATCATGAAGAAACTACTCCCCACTCCCCACCTCCTCCGCCGTCTCCGTCTTCGCCCTCGCCGTCCTTTCAGCCTCAGCCTACTCTTGATCATCATGGTGATCGAGTTGGTATCTATGGAAAATTGTTTCCGTGA
- the LOC133807234 gene encoding pentatricopeptide repeat-containing protein At3g49730-like isoform X1 has product MQRLYQKTKLVVCTKYHFSLSFNPNTPFSLLSWKTYLRVPGTIQTQFSSTPSAHSRIQYGLNHKLNSQSYDGASGFGMVGLQSQSNGAEDESCCNDEFASDVEKIYRILRKFHSRVPKLELALQESGIAVRSGLAERVLNRCGDAGNLGYRFFVWVSKQPGYRPSYEVYKAMIKALGKMRQFGAVWALLEEMRKENPQLITSEVFVVLMRRFASARMVKKAIEVLDEMPKYGCEPDEYVFGCLLDALCKNDCVKEAASLFEDMRIRFKPSLKHFTSLLYGWCREGKLMEAKVVLIQMREAGFEPDIVVYNNLLGGYSHAGKMADAYDLLKEMKGKGCFPTAISYTILIQALCKHEKMEEAMRVFVDMERSGCHADAMTYTTLISGFCKWGKIERGYEILDSMIQQGHTPSQNTYLQIMLAHEKKEELEECLELMVEMQKIGSVPDLNIYNAVIRLACKLGEVKEGVRLWNEIEATGLSPGLDTFVIMIHGFLGQGCLVEACQYFKEMVERGLLSSPQYGTLKELINILLRADKLEMAKDIWSSIVSKGGEINVSAWTIWIHSLFKNGHVKEACSYCLDMMEADAMPQPDTFAKLMRGLRKLYNREIAAEITEKVRKMAEERQITFKMYKRRGERDLIEKVKEKDDGRKRRGRRRRWGGGRHGSAKAL; this is encoded by the coding sequence ATGCAGAGACTGTATCAGAAAACAAAGCTTGTTGTGTGTACCAAATACCATTTCTCACTTTCCTTTAATCCAAACACTCCTTTTAGCCTCCTTTCATGGAAAACTTACTTGAGGGTACCTGGAACTATACAAACCCAATTTTCCTCCACACCTTCCGCTCATTCCAGGATCCAATATGGTTTGAATCATAAACTCAACAGTCAATCGTATGATGGTGCAAGTGGGTTTGGGATGGTTGGCCTTCAAAGTCAATCCAATGGTGCAGAGGACGAGAGTTGTTGCAATGATGAATTTGCATCTGATGTTGAAAAGATTTATAGAATCTTAAGAAAATTCCACTCTAGGGTCCCGAAGTTGGAGCTGGCCTTGCAAGAATCTGGCATTGCTGTGCGTTCAGGCTTGGCTGAACGTGTCTTAAATCGATGTGGCGATGCAGGGAACTTGGGGTACAGGTTCTTTGTCTGGGTATCGAAGCAGCCAGGCTACAGACCCAGTTATGAAGTTTACAAAGCCATGATCAAGGCATTGGGGAAGATGCGCCAATTTGGTGCTGTTTGGGCACTACTTGAGGAGATGAGGAAGGAGAACCCTCAACTGATAACGTCTGAAGTGTTTGTCGTTCTTATGAGAAGGTTTGCTTCGGCTAGAATGGTGAAAAAAGCAATTGAAGTGTTGGATGAAATGCCCAAGTATGGCTGTGAACCTGATGAGTATGTCTTTGGTTGTCTGTTAGATGCTTTGTGCAAGAATGATTGTGTTAAGGAAGCAGCTTCTTTATTTGAAGATATGAGGATTCGGTTTAAGCCTAGTTTAAAACATTTTACTTCATTGTTGTACGGTTGGTGTAGAGAAGGGAAACTTATGGAGGCAAAAGTTGTGCTGATTCAGATGAGGGAAGCAGGTTTTGAACCAGACATTGTGGTTTATAACAATTTGCTTGGTGGGTATTCTCATGCTGGAAAAATGGCAGACGCTTATGATCTTCTGAAAGAGATGAAAGGGAAGGGCTGTTTTCCTACTGCAATATCCTATACCATTTTGATTCAGGCTCTTTGCAAACATGAGAAGATGGAAGAGGCCATGCGTGTTTTTGTAGATATGGAAAGGAGTGGATGTCATGCAGATGCTATGACTTACACTACTTTGATAAGTGGATTTTGTAAGTGGGGAAAGATTGAAAGGGGTTATGAGATTTTGGATAGTATGATCCAGCAAGGCCATACTCCAAGTCAGAATACTTATTTGCAGATTATGTTGGCACATGAGAAGAAGGAGGAGCTGGAGGAATGCTTGGAGCTCATGGTGGAGATGCAAAAGATTGGTTCTGTTCCTGATTTGAACATATACAATGCTGTGATCCGGTTGGCATGCAAACTAGGGGAAGTTAAAGAAGGTGTTCGATTATGGAATGAAATTGAAGCAACTGGGTTAAGTCCAGGGCTTGACACCTTTGTTATTATGATTCATGGCTTCCTTGGGCAAGGCTGTCTGGTTGAAGCTTGTCAATACTTCAAAGAAATGGTTGAGAGGGGTTTACTATCTTCCCCTCAATATGGTACCTTGAAGGAGCTAATAAATATCCTTTTACGAGCTGACAAGCTTGAAATGGCTAAAGATATATGGAGTTCCATCGTGAGTAAAGGGGGTGAGATTAATGTTTCTGCCTGGACAATATGGATTCATTCACTGTTTAAAAATGGGCATGTGAAGGAGGCTTGTTCCTACTGTTTGGACATGATGGAAGCGGATGCAATGCCACAACCAGATACTTTTGCTAAGCTTATGCGTGGCTTAAGGAAACTATATAACAGAGAAATTGCAGCAGAGATCACTGAAAAGGTGAGGAAGATGGCTGAAGAAAGACAAATCACTTTTAAGATGTATAAGAGACGAGGGGAAAGGGATTTGATTGAAAAAGTAAAGGAGAAAGATGATGGGAGGAAACGAAGGGGTCGTAGACGACGTTGGGGTGGGGGGAGGCATGGCAGTGCTAAAGCTTTGTAG
- the LOC133807234 gene encoding pentatricopeptide repeat-containing protein At3g49730-like isoform X2: MRLYQKTKLVVCTKYHFSLSFNPNTPFSLLSWKTYLRVPGTIQTQFSSTPSAHSRIQYGLNHKLNSQSYDGASGFGMVGLQSQSNGAEDESCCNDEFASDVEKIYRILRKFHSRVPKLELALQESGIAVRSGLAERVLNRCGDAGNLGYRFFVWVSKQPGYRPSYEVYKAMIKALGKMRQFGAVWALLEEMRKENPQLITSEVFVVLMRRFASARMVKKAIEVLDEMPKYGCEPDEYVFGCLLDALCKNDCVKEAASLFEDMRIRFKPSLKHFTSLLYGWCREGKLMEAKVVLIQMREAGFEPDIVVYNNLLGGYSHAGKMADAYDLLKEMKGKGCFPTAISYTILIQALCKHEKMEEAMRVFVDMERSGCHADAMTYTTLISGFCKWGKIERGYEILDSMIQQGHTPSQNTYLQIMLAHEKKEELEECLELMVEMQKIGSVPDLNIYNAVIRLACKLGEVKEGVRLWNEIEATGLSPGLDTFVIMIHGFLGQGCLVEACQYFKEMVERGLLSSPQYGTLKELINILLRADKLEMAKDIWSSIVSKGGEINVSAWTIWIHSLFKNGHVKEACSYCLDMMEADAMPQPDTFAKLMRGLRKLYNREIAAEITEKVRKMAEERQITFKMYKRRGERDLIEKVKEKDDGRKRRGRRRRWGGGRHGSAKAL, translated from the exons ATG AGACTGTATCAGAAAACAAAGCTTGTTGTGTGTACCAAATACCATTTCTCACTTTCCTTTAATCCAAACACTCCTTTTAGCCTCCTTTCATGGAAAACTTACTTGAGGGTACCTGGAACTATACAAACCCAATTTTCCTCCACACCTTCCGCTCATTCCAGGATCCAATATGGTTTGAATCATAAACTCAACAGTCAATCGTATGATGGTGCAAGTGGGTTTGGGATGGTTGGCCTTCAAAGTCAATCCAATGGTGCAGAGGACGAGAGTTGTTGCAATGATGAATTTGCATCTGATGTTGAAAAGATTTATAGAATCTTAAGAAAATTCCACTCTAGGGTCCCGAAGTTGGAGCTGGCCTTGCAAGAATCTGGCATTGCTGTGCGTTCAGGCTTGGCTGAACGTGTCTTAAATCGATGTGGCGATGCAGGGAACTTGGGGTACAGGTTCTTTGTCTGGGTATCGAAGCAGCCAGGCTACAGACCCAGTTATGAAGTTTACAAAGCCATGATCAAGGCATTGGGGAAGATGCGCCAATTTGGTGCTGTTTGGGCACTACTTGAGGAGATGAGGAAGGAGAACCCTCAACTGATAACGTCTGAAGTGTTTGTCGTTCTTATGAGAAGGTTTGCTTCGGCTAGAATGGTGAAAAAAGCAATTGAAGTGTTGGATGAAATGCCCAAGTATGGCTGTGAACCTGATGAGTATGTCTTTGGTTGTCTGTTAGATGCTTTGTGCAAGAATGATTGTGTTAAGGAAGCAGCTTCTTTATTTGAAGATATGAGGATTCGGTTTAAGCCTAGTTTAAAACATTTTACTTCATTGTTGTACGGTTGGTGTAGAGAAGGGAAACTTATGGAGGCAAAAGTTGTGCTGATTCAGATGAGGGAAGCAGGTTTTGAACCAGACATTGTGGTTTATAACAATTTGCTTGGTGGGTATTCTCATGCTGGAAAAATGGCAGACGCTTATGATCTTCTGAAAGAGATGAAAGGGAAGGGCTGTTTTCCTACTGCAATATCCTATACCATTTTGATTCAGGCTCTTTGCAAACATGAGAAGATGGAAGAGGCCATGCGTGTTTTTGTAGATATGGAAAGGAGTGGATGTCATGCAGATGCTATGACTTACACTACTTTGATAAGTGGATTTTGTAAGTGGGGAAAGATTGAAAGGGGTTATGAGATTTTGGATAGTATGATCCAGCAAGGCCATACTCCAAGTCAGAATACTTATTTGCAGATTATGTTGGCACATGAGAAGAAGGAGGAGCTGGAGGAATGCTTGGAGCTCATGGTGGAGATGCAAAAGATTGGTTCTGTTCCTGATTTGAACATATACAATGCTGTGATCCGGTTGGCATGCAAACTAGGGGAAGTTAAAGAAGGTGTTCGATTATGGAATGAAATTGAAGCAACTGGGTTAAGTCCAGGGCTTGACACCTTTGTTATTATGATTCATGGCTTCCTTGGGCAAGGCTGTCTGGTTGAAGCTTGTCAATACTTCAAAGAAATGGTTGAGAGGGGTTTACTATCTTCCCCTCAATATGGTACCTTGAAGGAGCTAATAAATATCCTTTTACGAGCTGACAAGCTTGAAATGGCTAAAGATATATGGAGTTCCATCGTGAGTAAAGGGGGTGAGATTAATGTTTCTGCCTGGACAATATGGATTCATTCACTGTTTAAAAATGGGCATGTGAAGGAGGCTTGTTCCTACTGTTTGGACATGATGGAAGCGGATGCAATGCCACAACCAGATACTTTTGCTAAGCTTATGCGTGGCTTAAGGAAACTATATAACAGAGAAATTGCAGCAGAGATCACTGAAAAGGTGAGGAAGATGGCTGAAGAAAGACAAATCACTTTTAAGATGTATAAGAGACGAGGGGAAAGGGATTTGATTGAAAAAGTAAAGGAGAAAGATGATGGGAGGAAACGAAGGGGTCGTAGACGACGTTGGGGTGGGGGGAGGCATGGCAGTGCTAAAGCTTTGTAG